The Calypte anna isolate BGI_N300 chromosome 1, bCalAnn1_v1.p, whole genome shotgun sequence region AGTTTGCTGTTCTCAGGCTCTGAGGGCCAAGACCTGCTTGTGCAAGAACACACATAATATAGTACCTTGTTGCCACAGGTATGTCTGAACTTTCCCCAAGCTCACTGAGCACTTTAGGAGCTAAAGGTCTTGCCTTTGGACAGGAGTCTCACCCCTGGACAGGAGCCCCTTACTGTTCTTTGGGAACCAGGCAGAAGTACAGATATCAAAATGCATATGTTGTAAGGTGACAACCTGTCCTATAAAAGTGCAGCAAATCCAACCTCTTGGATAATTTGGTGGTTCTTTAACTCCACTGTTATGCTATCgttttcattttcagctccAGGACATGAAGCTGTTGAAGCAAGTTCAGAGGATGACCATGAAGaggatcagagggctggagcacctctcctatcaagacaggctgagagggttggagttgttcagcctggagaagagaagacttcaGGGacaccttatagcagccttccagtatctgaaggggggctacaagaaagctgtagagggactttttacaagggcatgtagtgataagACTAGAGGCAATGGTtctaaactggaagagggtagatttagtttatacattaggaagaaattctttgcattGAGGGTGgagagacactggaacagtttgcccagggaagttgtggatgatCTCTCTCTGGAAGTGCTCAAGacaaggttggatggggctttgagcaataTAGTCaggtggaaggtgtccctgcccattgcTGTGGGGTTGGAAATTAATGATCTTTAGGGtccattctaggattctatgattttgcaAACAAGACTTTATTTAAGTAAGGTCACATTATCTTTTCCAGGAGCAGACAGGCCACGCTCACCAGCTGTTTGGTTACTGAATAGGAGTGATgggttttcttaaaattttgagCCCCTGATTCTGCTTGGCATCACCTccatctcagctctgctgagctctgtcCTTCAGGCTGTGCCAGTCCCCATGCTGAGCATTCAGTAGGTGTGGATCTCTGCTAAGCAagagagagctgctgcagaTTGCCACTTGCATGGTTCAGTGTCCCAGCGTGATGCATGTGTGCTCTTGGatgggatgcaggcagggcCAGCAGTCCAGTAACTCAATCCAGCAAGCACGTCCTGGATTGTCTGATGTGCTGCCCAGCACTGTTGTGTGTCTCGTGTGAGCAGTAAGGGTGCATCTCAGGGGCTTGTGTTTGTGTAAGCCAGCACTTTGTTTCCTATGGCTTTGAACTTCTGGAGGTTTCAGAGCTGTTTCCAATAGCAGACACTTTTGTTACATGAGTTTTCAATTTGACATTAGCTTGCCATTACGAAAGGGGATCAGGCAGCTgcaaaaagagcaagaaagaagATGGGAGAAGTCTCCTGgcctcctgctccccatggAAGAACAGTTGCCCtggccagcagcacagctctagTTAGAGCAGAGTCAGGGAAGGAGGAGATAGGAGAGGGGGTGATCTTATTGCTAAGAGGGATTCTGGAGTCTGTCCTCAGACCTCCACTCACTTGCTGCTTCTGGGAACAGAAAAGCAGCCTGGATGTGGTTGTGCCCCTACTAGCCCCTGGTGTCTGCTTTGGCTCTGTCCTCTCTGTCCTGGCTTAGTTCCTTGAGGTTGTTGGTTTCTTGGCTGTGGGCAGAAGGTGTTTTTGACGGAGAGGGTGGTAGCCTGGGGGTGGATCGAGAGTGGGAgacagaagagaggaggagtCACTGATCAATGCTAATAGATAAAAGGCCTCTTTTCTTCACTCCAAGGTCCAGGGCTCCGGCAGATCTGCCCTCTCAGACAGGAGCTGCAGTCTGGACGAGAGGAGACAGCTTGTGAGTATGCAGGAACCGCCTTGCTTTTCCTGGATGGCTGCTTGTTATTAATGCCTTGTCGGTGCTTCACAGCTGCAAAATGTTAGGAGTGGTTGTGTGTAGCACACTGATTCTCCACTCCAGCAGGATACAGGTCAGATGGCTGCTTTTCTGATCTCCCCTTTCTTTGGGGGACTGTGGAGATTTCCTTGGCGTTTACAGGCAATTAATATTTGCtcctctttctttatttcttatcAGTGGCTGCTACTAGAAAGTAGGGGAATTGGGCTCACTGCGTGCCACCTCTGGGACAGCACACTGGTGGGAAGTGCTGAAGAAGTATGAAGTGCAGGGACAGTGGAAAGGAGATGTACTTTTGCAGGGGAAAGTGTTCCCCGAAGGAGATTTGTTAGCATAAGGCTGTGTAGCCAGTATGTTTATTCATCCCTTGGAAAATGCATTGTTTCTGTGGTGAAAAAGGGAATATTTGGGTTAAAGTGGTGTGTGTGGCTCATCTCCTGTGGTTGATGGCAGTGGATACTCCAGGCATTCTGGGATCAGAGTCCTCTGAAATGGGAGCAGTCTTCCAGGGCACCGAAGTTTCTGCCCTGAGTGAAGATAGATAAATAAAGAGGGTTTGGCTGGAAAGTGTCTTGGAGTTTACCACTGTGAAGCCTTACCTTCATTCCAAAGTACTCCCAGTATCTTCCTCCCTGTGTCCCACGGCTTTCCTGCTGGGCTCtctcctccagcttctccttcaACCCACACTTTCTTGGCAGCTCCCCTGAGCTCCCAGGGTGTACAAGACATTCAGGAAACCTATAAAATCCATGTTGAACGCTATCTTCAAAGCCATGGGCTTTAAGGAATGCAAACAATTCCAGAGCAGAGAATTCCCTTAAAGAGACCAGACTGGCAGGGGATGAAGGGACAACAGAAAAGTCTCAGTTCTCCTCTGAACTTGTGTCCATAACAGAATTCTGAATTTTGCCCAAGCAGAATCTAGTTTTCTTCCACATCTCATGCTGAGCACTGAGTAGCAGGGCTGAGCTCCTTTCTGCTTAGAATTGGATgatggggaagaaaagcaattatttttctttggtctGAACCTGAAGGCCGTACTCAGTTTCTCTCCCGAACACCACAGGCTTCAGACAAGGCACACGAGTTTGGCACTGAAAGGGTAAGTTGTGAAGCCCAGAGTTACCTTGTTCCACTGAAGTTTCACTCCCCATTGCAGAAATGTTAGTCTCTGGCTTGCTGTCCTGCTAGTTCCTGGCTGTGTCACCTGCAGTGTGGATCCCCAGATCAGCCTCTGCAGGTGACACCAGTGACAACACCACACTGGCATGGGGGCAATAATGGTCTGCACCCAGAGTACTCTCAGTCTGCACCCTGCCAGTGAGAAATCCTGATGTCTGCATGTACACATGGACAAAAGAAGTGGTCACCACAGCTTTGATCAGACAAAATAACAGTGACTGTGTGTCCCAGGCTCATCCTCAGGTGGTGTGTGTGGTCCACCTCCCCTCACTGCCATGAGAGAGGACTGGAAGTTACTGGGTGTCCACCTTTCCCCCTTGTCTACTTCTGGCAAACTACTTGCCCTTGCTTTTCACCCAGAAGGGATGGCCATCTATGtaaatccttttttccttcGCTCCCTCCTACTGTAGCACCGAGCTGGAGAGTGGAATACCCCATCTTTTGTTTGTTGCTGCTGACCACAACACTGGTTGCAGACAAGCTCTTTAGGTGCTAGAAGGTCAGATAATGCCCCCAGAGAATGCTGGTCTGATTTCAGCTAGGTAAGAGCCTTGCAATGACATCTGATTTCAGTGCCCAGTGGGCCAGCGACTGCTAGTGCTAGACCAGAGAGGCAGCAGTACTGAGAGATATGGTTACCTCTACTTTCACCCAGGTGTTATCCCTTGGGATGGAAGAGCATCCCAAGTATAGTGTAAGGACTACAGTGAGGACCAGCAGAGATAGAATTCATGGTGCTTCTGTCATCTCATTGCAAAAATCATGGTCTCTCCAGCAGCAAGGATTCTTCTAGGTTGCTTCTGGTCACTCCTCGAGCAGTAAAgtaggagaggggaaggggtaGTAGGGTTGGATTCCTGCTCGGACGTCCAGCAGGCTGGGACCACGGTGAGGGCCACCTGGAGGGAGGGGGGCTGAATGGGAAGGAAGTGTTTGAAACCTcattctctgtgtctctgtcGGCAAAGCTGATGGAACAGTCTGGGCTGGGTGTATCCAGACAGAGAATGATGAGGGCAAAGAGGAGAGATCAGAGGAAAAATTAGAAAGGCAAACATTTACATTTGGGATCAGCAGACACCTCTCCCTCTGGGTTCCCAGCAGCCCCTGAAATTCCTTCCACTTGTGTAGGCCAGCTCTTCTGAGTGTGGAGTGCTAGTGACATGTTTTCCCATGAATTATGgtccccagccctgagctgagTGAGAAAGGGGGCATGCCCTCTCCTTCACAAAATCTGATTCTATCTGATAATAGAGGATGTTTTGTAATGGCTCCTTAAAGAGTGTAGCAGCCAGCTGTTTCCTTCCCAGGGCTCTTTCATGGTCCCTTTATGGCTCTGTTTCCATAATAAACATTCCACTGCTAATTTTGCAGGCAGCCCAGGATCTCCAGCTGCCCTCAGTGGGAAAAGAGTGAGACACAGCGAGAGACACAGAGCGAGAGATTCCTCCCTGCTCTGGCACAATGCGCACTCTCATCATCCTTACACTCCTGGCTGTTTTGGTAGTGGCTGCTACTTGCTATGGTAGGTGATCTCGTTTACTGGGTGAAGTGATAGCTCCAGACCTGCAGACATCTTCGGTCTGTTCAGTTGTTTGTTATTCAGCTTTGTGTAGAGTAAAACTTCTTTAACTTTAACTTGATGTCTTGCCTGCTTTTCTGCCCTGGTGTCAGACCATCCTAGCCCTGTTCCAGAGCTGTAAGCTTCAGTGATCATGATTTGTGGTCCAGGACGCTTCAGACTCTTCCCCTCTGTTCCTGCTCACCTTGCAGGCTGCTCCTCTTTTTCACCCTCTACTGTCTGTACTACAATAAGAATTCTtactcttattttttccttattagtGAAGagatttcccttcttttctgctccttttcctgtTAGGCATACAGTTCCATACTGATGGAATTAAGGTACTGTTTCATGCAAGAGTCAAGCACATTCCTTAAGCATACATTTAGGCTTTGAAGGTAAGCAGGTATCATATCCACTGTTGTGTCAGGAACACAAAGGGGAGGAATTGTGCTTGAGAATTGCACACTGGAAGACCAAGCACAAACCTTGAAGTCCTGGCTAAAACACCAAGTTGCTCCATTCTAAACTCCTGAGCACTCTTAAATCCTCATACAGGTGCTAGGTCACCCCACTGAGtactttctcttcttttatgTAGGTGCTTTAAAACCTGGtttctctgatttctgtgtGCATATTATATTGATCTGTGGTGTGTGAAAGACTGTGAATCCCATCAATGCAGTGTCTTACCACATGTTTTactctttctttccccagagTCCCATGAGAGCATGGAATCCCATGAGTATCTCAGTAAGAGActtttttactattttcttgAAGTGTGATGCAGACAACTCCAGGACCATTTCCTTGTATTTAACTGTGGAGATTAAGTAGGCCACTCTGCCcggggaaattaatttttgggGGTGATgcaggatcatagaatcatagaattggctgggttggaagggacctcagagatcatcaagtccaacccttgatccactactgctgcagtcactagatcatggcactgagtgccacatccagtctctttttaaatatctccagggatggagaatccactatttccctgggcagcccattccttGTCACCCTTgtcaccctctccataaagaaattctttctaatgtccaacctaaacctcccctggcacaacttgagaccgtgccctcttgtcttgctgagagttgcctggaaaaaaagaccaacccccacctggctacaccctcctttcagggagttgtagagagtgacgaggtctcccctgagctgcctcttctccaggctgaatagccccagctccctcagcctcaggATGAATAAGAAGAGAGTTTAAGAAAAAGACTTCACATGTCTGAGCACAAGTGCATACcaaattgtttttcaaataatataATGAgacttggaaaacaaagaatCATGAACTTGGATCCTTGTTGCATTCAGTTAAAATGGGTTAAGTGATGGTAGAAAAGGACATAGCTCAAAAACCTCTGTCTTGAGCATGGGAAGAAGTACTGCAGAAGCTAGTGACATGATCTGCTCTTCCCCAAGGACAGGAAGAGCCTTATTCCCAGCACGTTGGAAGTAAAAAATGGGATGTGTGGGCAGAAGGGATTCTTAGTCTGGAAGAGAGAGATAGCATCATAGGAGAATCATGAAAGAGTATAGAGTCTCACCAGTGAACAAGCAATAATCTGGTTATGGAAGGTTATGGAACAGGTAGTTtgaaactaaaaagaaattagaCCATCTGAGAGAAAGACTTAACAAAACAGCTGGCCAGAAGCACTAAGGCATACGCGGGAGCCAATGCCAAAAACATCCACAGACCCCTGAACTCTGCAATAAGACTGTGATGTATCTCAAAAGGACAGATAGGACCTAACCTTGGAGGCAGAAGAACTTATTCTCAGTGCCTTTCTATTTTTACCTATAATTTCATAATTCTAGTAATTCTACTGAGCATGCCCAGATCTCCCATGGTCTGTACAGCTTGGCAGCTGTGTCTTGACAAAGCTCCACTCACTCAGAGGGGCTATAGCAAAATCACAGTAGCTTTACCCTAGGTGTCTTGAGTAACAGGAGAGCTAGAGGAGCATGTGCACTTCCATACTGACTACTCAAGCCTGAGGGAGAGCCTGTGCATTAGCCAGTGGGGTGGACAGCAGGGAATATTGAAAGGTCCTTGGTTTCACTGTGCCTGGGAGGGTGTACAAGGTGGCTGTTATAAAAGTGGAAGGTAGATTTTGCTGAAATATGGCCTTATAAAAGTGTCTATCTACTCTGAACAACCCCTTGCTTTCTCAGATCCCTTCATCAACAGGCGAAGGGCCAATGACTTCATACAGGCTGACACAAGACTAGAAGCTGTCACTCGGGAAAGGTAAGTTATGGCTCCAGGACACTGAGGAGTGGCGAAAGGGGTCTCCTTGCCAGGCACAGGTAGGCACCAGGGGAGAAAACCATGGTGACTTCTGAGAAGGCTCAGCCCTCCTTTTAGTGTGAGGTTTTCTTGATGTCCTCAACCCTGTGAGAAATCAGAACATGGCAGAGAGCAAGTCCTTGCTTTTGGAGGGCTCTGCTGCATTTGTCTGAGGAAAACAACAGGAGGGGAGGGAATCAGTGTGGGATGGCCAGAAAGAATCTCAATTTGAGATCCTGTTCAAGTCCTCAGCTCTCCTGCAGAATTTGCATGACCTTTTCTAAATCAAAGGGCCACCTGAAGGCCTCCTTGCCtcatcaataaataaaaaaatacagataaaggCAGTTTCCTGCCTCATGCAGGCCTTGTGGAAATAAAGGCAGGAGCACAAAAATCCTTGACATCCCAAAGGGATGTCAAGGAAGACCTCTTCAATACCAGGTGGTCCCTTTGCAGGAAGTTTCAGGTCTTTTTTCCATGCCTGGCTTTGGGTAAGAGCAGAAGAGTGAAGGCAGAAGTCAGGGGATCTACAGAGGGAGGAGTCTTCATCAGCTTCTGTCCCCACCACCCTATTTAGCCCTGAAATAAAAGGTTTCCTGGGAAGGCAAAGTGCTGCTATTGTAGTCACATCACTCCCCGGCGTGTTGTGAACACAGAAGCTGGCATGCTAACATGTGGTAGCTGGGTGATAGAATCCAGTGATGGACTCTTAATCCTGGTGGGAATtatggggaaggaaagggctgTAGGCAGATAGTTAAGCACTTACCACTCATCTGTCTTACTGTTGCAGGATCAGGGAGCGTGCTAAGGGACCCCAGGAACGTCAGAGGGAGATCTGTGAGGACTACTACCCCTGCGAGCTGTACGCTTTTCGCCATGGCTATGCTGCTGCTTACAAGCACTATTTTGGGAGGAGGAGAACTAAGTAAAGGATGTCCTGGCCCCACCCTGGGGCCTGAAGCCCAGGGTATCCCCTTCCCACTCCCCCCAAAATGCAATAGCTCTGAAATATATTCAGTTGCTTGTGTCCCTGTATGTTatcctgcctgctgcttccCCCATGTAGCTGTGGATTCCTGCACTGTGTTAATTAGCGCTGAGCTGATGTAGCAGAGATCAGAGAAGGTTCAGGATGTGGGTGTTTACTACACAATAAATTGCTGGTTTGATACTATCATCTCATGAGTCACAGTATTTTGGGGGTGTGTGCAATGTGCAGTTTTCCATAAAAAAGCTGAGTTTACCATTGAATCTGGTGGggattacagaaaaaaatgcagtcacAGTTTGGAAGGATCTACAATGTTTTTGTTCCACAGCCTACAAGTGGCTTTTTCTAGAGGTCACTGGCAAATTTCAGTTTCCAGTCTTAAGACATCTTAAGATGGCATGATGTTCaggaagcagagggagatgcactttttgaaattgaaatctataatatttttcctgagtTGGGGAAACAAAACTCatagtttcaaaagaaaatatttaatcttaaaaGCAAAGTTAGGGCATGACTTAAGAGTCAGAAAAAGCCTGTAAATCGCATCTTGTCTATCCAGCTACCCTCAAGTCCTGATGTAGAGTGGTCCTGTATAAAGGAGCATGTGATCTGGACTTTACTTATATTTTTGGAATCCTCTTTCATGTTCTTACTTCTAACTAAGAAGTGATTGGAGTGATTCTGGTAGTTCTAGAAAGCTGAAGAAACCAAGTTGAAGAGAGGCTCCAGGtggtaaataaaaagaagatgaaagaaacaCTGTGTTTGGAGTTTAACCtaacttttttttcacctagaacaattttattttactgctcaTAACTCATTTGAAATCAAGATGTGGCCTGAACTTGTGCATAGTTTGCTGAGCAACTCCCAGTGCACTGAGGAAGGAACATGACTGGGTTGTCACCAGCGCCAGGGCACCTCTCAGAGCCTGTCCCCAGGCCAAGAAGAACCAGTATTGACTTGCCCAAGAATTAAATACTGCTCCAGGCTGGTCAGGAGCCACAGAAACTCAGAGACCCCTTGGTGTGGGGTGTGTaggaaacataaaatattatCTCATCTTAGCACAGCTGGTTTCAATATTCAGATCTCCAGGCTTCTCCAGTCACCCGAAAATTATGGAAGTGGGAAAGATTCATGGCTGTCAAAGGCTATGAGGTATAAATTATTAAACTGTTGACTATCCTGTGAAATTAAGTTTAGACCTAAATCTACCTGACACATTAGAAACACACATATTCCTGCAAAATATGCTTCAAAGCTTTGCCAGCTTTGGAATGAACTTCTAGGaagaaatgagatttatttattgaaaagaCTTTGATAGGAAACTCCACCCTAGCAGCTTCTAGCTGTATCCAAAGGAAGAAGTGAGAGAGAAAtgagttttaaggaaaaagcCTTGTGGACTAAACATATTTTTACCCACATTTGTTCTGCATGTTCCCAAACAGGTGAATCTTGTGATCATGAACCAGCGCAAAACTTTCATACCCTAAAGTCAATAAGTCTGTAATGTCTGGGTTTGACTTGACACTGTGACACTTCCAAAATGGAAGGCACAGAGCTAGTGCTTTCTGAGTCTGTGCCCAGAAATATCTGGTGTTTCCAACCTCAAATTTACTagtataaataattaataataccAAAAATTTATGTGGGTTTTCATGAATGTAAACAGTTACCAAACATATTTAGGAGACTATATGATGGTTGGACGGCTTGGGAAAGCCTGGGAAGAGAAGTAAAGCTGTTTGGATTACTAGAAttgtatatttatattctttaaagttttcttttggaagtATAAATTTTCCTAGAATGCCTATTATTTgtagatatttatttattttaaaactgttgaTTTTTAAGATACTTTTGCTGGGGGTTTTTAGTATGTATATTCAATCTTTTCTGGACTCTGGAAATTTAAACTTCTTCCCTGTATCCCAAATCCTGAAATTTCTCTAAGCTAAAAGACAGTGTTTCTAGGGATTGTCCTGACTGCCCTTGGGAGCCTTTTAGGTTTTAATTCTGCAACCCTTGTATGTGTCCTTGGCATGGAAGCCCAGGAGGACTGAATATTAAGGGGCGGAAAATGTAATCCATGTGCGGTGTTTGGAACATTATTTTGGGAACTTGGCTGGTGAGTCTGGGGAGTGTGGGATTATTGGTATATAGGCTGTAGAGGAGCCCATGCAGGGTTCTTGAGAAACCAAGGAGCCACAGCCACTTGGGTCCcgaggaataaaataattttggggtttcaaagttttttttgttttatagatGAGTGAAGCCAATCTAGCAGCCTCTATGCAAGGAAgatttccaggaagaaaaaaaaaaaaagatcctccCTCAAACTAACTACCAAAGATGCTAACAGTATAACATTCTCATCTCTTCTAAGTATTTCGGTCATATTGTCTGAAGAAAAAACCTATCAAGCTTTTGTcctatgaaaaatgttttatgggTTTCTTTACCTCCAGAGGAATGAGTCAGGGTGGGAACATGGGTCACCGTTGGGTTCAGCCTCATTTGATTTTCCACGTGGGAGAACTCCATCATGTAAAAGGAACTGCTCTACTTCGGGGTGTGCTGGTCTCTCCTTTGGCTTTCCAGCAAGAAGCTGAATGACTTtcaagtttattaaaaaaaaattctgttgctgctttttttttttttttttaatccagttgtttggttttttttaacagctccaTTCAAAACTTCAGATAAAATCTTCTGGAAATGCCATGTGTCCTGAGATGCATGTCAAGATGGCTGCCAGGATCTGGTCACTCCTGGCCCAGaggatgggttttgttttggacCTCAGAGACAGGAACAAAAGCCAGAGCCCTGATCTCTCCAGGCAATCACAGGATATAAACTGCTGCCTGAAAACAAGCTCCGGAGAACTTCTGTAACCTCGAGGAAAGCTCTGAGGTTAGGGAGACCAGCACAGCCAAAGAAGACATGAGGAGTCTGCTGGCACCGCTGGTTGTGACCCTGGCCctggcagctctctgctgctgcgGGGAAGGTAAGGGAACATTTTCTGGGGAAGGCTCCTGGGAGCACTGCTCGACCCTGTAGCTTGCCATTAGCCTTCCATTAGTCAAGGAAAGAAGCTCAGCTTTTGGGGGAGGAGGTGCACTGCTGGCCACTGCACAATTTCAGATCTCTGTCTGAGAGATGGGATGGGGGAGGGCCTGGAGATAAAGAGCCTCATCTCTTGCTGGGCACTTTCTTCCGCTGGTcagcctctctctgcctcctcctcagaTGCAACGCTGAACCCCAGCATAGAATTCAAATactttcatggaatcatagaatcatagaatgtt contains the following coding sequences:
- the MGP gene encoding matrix Gla protein, with amino-acid sequence MRTLIILTLLAVLVVAATCYESHESMESHEYLNPFINRRRANDFIQADTRLEAVTRERIRERAKGPQERQREICEDYYPCELYAFRHGYAAAYKHYFGRRRTK